The proteins below come from a single Nostoc sp. KVJ3 genomic window:
- a CDS encoding chemotaxis protein CheB gives MSFKIVVIGTSLGGLSALKIILGKLPADFLVPIAIAQHRHKESNNTLQELLQESTSLPIREVEDKDEILPGHIYLAPADYHLLVEPGHFALSTDEPVSYARPSVDVLFESAADVYTDQVIGVILTGANQDGMQGLKKIKARGGITIVQEPATAQSDIMPEAAISAVTVDWILTLSNIASQMVKLCHSSRK, from the coding sequence GTGTCGTTTAAAATTGTCGTGATTGGTACTTCTTTAGGCGGATTATCAGCATTAAAAATTATTCTGGGAAAGTTACCAGCAGATTTCTTAGTGCCGATCGCGATCGCGCAACACCGTCACAAGGAATCTAACAACACACTCCAGGAGTTATTGCAAGAATCTACTTCATTACCGATTCGAGAAGTGGAAGACAAAGACGAAATCCTGCCAGGACATATCTATCTAGCTCCAGCAGATTATCATTTATTGGTTGAACCAGGTCACTTTGCTCTTTCGACTGATGAGCCGGTTTCTTATGCCAGACCATCTGTTGATGTGCTGTTTGAGTCAGCAGCTGATGTCTACACCGACCAAGTTATTGGTGTAATATTGACAGGAGCAAATCAAGATGGTATGCAAGGTCTTAAGAAAATAAAAGCGCGGGGAGGAATAACTATCGTACAAGAACCTGCCACAGCCCAGAGCGATATTATGCCAGAAGCAGCAATTTCTGCTGTTACAGTAGACTGGATTTTGACACTCTCAAACATTGCTTCCCAAATGGTCAAGCTTTGTCACTCATCACGGAAATAA
- a CDS encoding DUF2237 family protein codes for MIEAKNVIGGNLESCCTSPMTGFYRDGFCRTGGQDFGSHVICAEVTVEFLEFTKSRGNDLSTAVPDFNFPGLKPGDRWCLCASRWQEALEAGVAPPVILSATHARALEVVSLEELKKHTVTSS; via the coding sequence ATGATAGAAGCTAAAAACGTAATTGGTGGAAACCTAGAATCCTGCTGCACTTCTCCTATGACTGGGTTTTACCGCGATGGTTTTTGTCGCACAGGTGGTCAGGATTTCGGGTCGCACGTTATATGTGCCGAAGTGACCGTAGAATTCCTGGAGTTTACAAAATCGCGGGGGAACGACCTAAGCACAGCTGTTCCTGATTTTAATTTTCCTGGATTGAAGCCTGGCGATCGCTGGTGTTTGTGTGCTTCTCGCTGGCAAGAAGCTCTCGAAGCTGGCGTTGCTCCACCCGTTATTCTCTCTGCAACCCATGCTAGAGCCTTGGAAGTGGTTTCTTTAGAAGAATTGAAAAAACATACCGTAACTTCGTCTTAA
- a CDS encoding cytochrome c oxidase subunit II → MNIQKILNILTLLTGAIAVTVISLWIGKQSYSWLPPQAAAESVLIDDLISFLVTLGAFIFLGVTSTLMYSVIFHRAVKDDFTDGPSIEGNITLEVVWTAIPILLVLWIAGYSYQVYEKMGIQGPSEIVHLHNPLGMESAYAEAKDAPALAEPVEKIDVLAKQWAWVFHYPERDVTSTELHLPSDRRIRLALRSQDVLHGFYIPAFRLKQDIIPNHAIDFEFTPIRPGKYSLTDSQYSGTYFATMQANVIVESPEDYQQWLAKIATQKPSPAKNQAAAEYAQTSHQSVQTGWVTVPPAAPPLVNSPG, encoded by the coding sequence ATGAACATCCAGAAGATTTTAAATATTTTGACGCTGCTTACAGGCGCGATCGCAGTGACTGTTATCAGTCTCTGGATCGGCAAGCAGTCTTACTCCTGGCTTCCCCCTCAAGCGGCAGCCGAATCCGTACTAATTGATGATTTGATTAGCTTCTTAGTAACCCTTGGTGCTTTCATCTTCTTGGGAGTAACAAGTACTCTAATGTATTCTGTGATCTTCCATCGGGCAGTCAAAGATGACTTCACTGATGGCCCTTCCATTGAAGGGAATATCACCTTAGAAGTTGTTTGGACAGCAATTCCCATTCTCTTAGTGTTGTGGATTGCAGGTTACAGCTATCAAGTTTACGAAAAAATGGGGATTCAAGGCCCATCGGAAATAGTTCACCTGCATAACCCATTGGGAATGGAATCAGCTTATGCAGAAGCAAAAGATGCCCCAGCTTTAGCTGAACCCGTCGAGAAAATTGACGTACTAGCTAAACAGTGGGCGTGGGTGTTTCACTATCCCGAAAGAGATGTTACGAGTACCGAATTGCATTTACCTAGCGATCGCCGGATACGTTTAGCATTGCGATCGCAAGATGTTCTCCACGGCTTCTATATACCTGCATTTCGCCTCAAGCAGGATATTATTCCCAACCACGCCATCGACTTTGAATTTACTCCCATCCGCCCCGGCAAATACAGCTTGACCGATTCCCAATATAGCGGCACATACTTTGCGACGATGCAAGCGAATGTCATCGTCGAATCTCCTGAAGATTATCAGCAGTGGTTGGCTAAAATTGCAACCCAAAAGCCATCTCCAGCAAAAAATCAGGCAGCTGCTGAGTATGCCCAAACATCCCATCAATCAGTTCAAACTGGTTGGGTTACAGTTCCACCTGCTGCACCTCCTCTAGTCAATTCACCTGGTTGA
- a CDS encoding CheR family methyltransferase, translated as MTLPKPTLEDIEIHLLLEGVYQYYGYDFRDYALSSLKRRIQSFMQLEGLANISALQERLLHNRAYLERFLLALTVNVTSMFRDPSFYNTFRNQIVPFLQTYPFIRIWHAGCSTGEEVYSLAILLQEEGLYHRCRIYATDTNEKVLQSAKTGIFSIKLMQEYTQLYLKAGGKKSFSEYYTAAYDNAIFRASLRENVVFAQHNLATDSSFNEFNVILCRNVLIYFNQVLQKRVHELFYNSLCTFGILGLGKQESIRFTSYEQHYEEIVKGEKLYKKIAGA; from the coding sequence ATGACTTTGCCAAAACCTACCTTGGAGGATATTGAAATACATTTACTCTTAGAAGGGGTGTATCAATATTACGGTTACGACTTCCGCGATTATGCTCTTTCCTCGCTCAAGCGCCGCATTCAGAGCTTCATGCAATTGGAGGGATTAGCTAATATTTCTGCCTTACAAGAGCGGTTACTGCACAATCGTGCTTATTTAGAACGATTTTTGCTTGCTTTGACGGTGAATGTAACTTCAATGTTTCGCGATCCTAGCTTTTATAACACCTTCAGAAATCAAATTGTCCCCTTTTTGCAAACCTATCCGTTTATTCGCATCTGGCACGCTGGATGTTCCACGGGTGAAGAAGTTTACTCATTGGCAATTTTACTACAAGAAGAGGGACTTTATCACCGTTGCCGGATATATGCAACTGATACTAATGAGAAGGTATTACAAAGTGCTAAAACTGGTATTTTTTCCATAAAACTGATGCAGGAATATACTCAGCTTTACCTAAAAGCGGGGGGGAAAAAATCATTTTCAGAATATTATACAGCAGCTTATGATAATGCTATTTTTCGAGCATCCCTAAGAGAAAACGTTGTATTTGCCCAGCATAATTTAGCAACTGATAGTTCTTTTAATGAGTTTAATGTCATCCTTTGTCGTAATGTCCTCATCTATTTCAATCAGGTACTTCAAAAGCGGGTACACGAACTATTTTATAATAGCCTCTGCACTTTTGGTATTTTGGGTTTAGGAAAACAAGAATCCATCAGGTTTACATCTTATGAACAGCACTATGAAGAGATAGTCAAAGGGGAGAAACTATATAAAAAAATAGCTGGGGCTTAA
- a CDS encoding response regulator has product MQMESKVNILLVDDKLENLLALEAILEKLGENLVRATSGEEALRCLLHQDFAVILLDVQMPGMDGFETATLIRNRGRSRHTPIIFLTAFSTSDQMLFKGYALGAVDYLLKPLDPNILTSKVTVFVELFKKTEAIKQQAAQLVAVNGSLRQSEERLRSLSTCSPVGIFEIDTEGGCRYTNPRYQIICGLKAAESLEKSWLESVHPEDRERAVASWSNYICEGRDYSEEFRFQTVHGIVRWVQVRSSPMLSGQGELLGYVGTLEDITERKQAEEVRAQVIREQTARQEAEAANRMKDEFLAVLSHELRTPLTSMLGWSKILRSKKLDEKATSRALEAIERNAISQMQLIEDILDVSRIIRGQLRLNVSAVNLISVMEAALEAVRPLADPKEIQLTTVLDTSVGSVYGDPARLQQIVWNLLTNAIKFTAKGGRVEVHLSVIPGEEQTTQKYAQIQVIDTGIGISSEFLPKVFERFRQADSTTTRSHNGLGLGLAIVRHLVELHKGKIFAQSPGSGQGATFTVRLPLLQDNRGNRGNREATGEISSSVASTPLAGLRVLVVDDEADTRNFLSFMFEEYGAFATAVASVDEALAILEQAKTDILISDIGMSEQDGYTLIRKLRCLEPERGGCIPAIALTAYTREEDRLEALSAGFQQHLSKPIDPTKLIAMVASVLKLPVQVPVS; this is encoded by the coding sequence ATGCAGATGGAATCCAAAGTAAACATCCTCCTAGTGGATGATAAACTAGAAAATTTGCTAGCACTAGAAGCAATCCTGGAAAAACTAGGAGAGAATTTGGTGAGAGCTACTTCTGGGGAAGAAGCTTTGAGGTGTCTGCTACATCAAGACTTCGCCGTGATTTTGCTAGATGTGCAAATGCCAGGGATGGATGGCTTTGAAACTGCTACCTTAATTCGGAATCGGGGGCGATCGCGTCACACCCCAATTATCTTTCTTACCGCCTTTAGTACCAGCGACCAAATGCTGTTTAAAGGCTATGCCTTGGGTGCAGTTGATTATTTACTCAAACCATTAGATCCCAATATTTTGACTTCCAAAGTCACAGTATTCGTAGAACTATTTAAGAAAACAGAAGCCATCAAGCAACAAGCAGCACAACTGGTAGCTGTGAATGGGTCACTCAGGCAAAGTGAAGAACGATTGCGATCGCTAAGTACTTGTTCACCCGTCGGCATTTTTGAAATTGATACTGAAGGGGGATGTAGATATACAAATCCTCGTTATCAAATAATTTGTGGCTTGAAAGCGGCAGAAAGTTTAGAAAAAAGCTGGTTAGAATCTGTTCATCCAGAAGATCGAGAACGAGCAGTTGCCAGTTGGTCTAACTACATTTGTGAAGGTCGTGATTACTCTGAAGAGTTTCGCTTTCAAACTGTTCATGGCATCGTCCGTTGGGTTCAGGTTCGCTCATCACCAATGCTTTCCGGTCAAGGGGAATTATTGGGATATGTCGGCACTCTCGAAGATATTACCGAACGCAAGCAAGCAGAAGAAGTCCGCGCTCAAGTAATTAGAGAACAAACCGCAAGACAAGAAGCAGAAGCCGCAAATCGGATGAAAGATGAGTTTCTCGCCGTTCTCTCCCATGAACTCCGCACACCCCTAACCTCAATGTTGGGCTGGTCAAAAATTCTCCGCTCTAAGAAACTTGACGAGAAAGCCACTTCCCGCGCCCTAGAGGCCATTGAACGCAATGCTATATCTCAGATGCAACTAATTGAAGATATCTTAGATGTATCTCGGATTATCCGTGGACAGTTGCGATTAAATGTGTCTGCGGTAAATCTTATCTCAGTCATGGAGGCAGCCTTAGAAGCAGTGCGTCCCCTAGCAGACCCAAAAGAAATTCAATTAACTACTGTCTTAGATACTTCAGTCGGTTCAGTTTATGGCGATCCAGCCCGGTTACAGCAAATAGTATGGAATCTACTAACTAATGCGATTAAGTTTACCGCTAAAGGTGGCAGGGTAGAAGTGCATTTGTCAGTAATCCCTGGTGAAGAACAAACAACTCAAAAATACGCCCAAATTCAAGTTATCGATACAGGCATTGGCATCAGTTCCGAGTTTTTACCAAAAGTATTCGAGCGTTTCCGGCAAGCAGACAGCACCACAACGCGATCGCACAATGGATTAGGATTAGGACTAGCGATCGTCCGTCATTTAGTAGAACTGCACAAGGGTAAAATATTTGCCCAAAGTCCAGGCAGTGGACAAGGAGCAACTTTTACTGTCAGGCTGCCACTGCTACAAGACAATAGAGGCAATAGGGGAAATAGAGAAGCCACAGGAGAAATTTCTTCCTCTGTGGCATCGACACCCCTTGCTGGATTAAGAGTTTTAGTTGTAGATGATGAAGCAGATACCCGTAACTTTCTCAGTTTTATGTTTGAGGAGTATGGAGCTTTTGCCACTGCGGTAGCATCAGTTGATGAAGCACTTGCAATACTTGAACAAGCAAAAACAGATATCCTAATTAGCGACATCGGCATGTCAGAGCAAGATGGTTATACACTGATTCGGAAATTGCGCTGTTTAGAACCAGAAAGAGGTGGATGTATCCCAGCGATCGCTTTAACAGCATACACGCGAGAAGAAGATCGCTTAGAAGCGCTTTCAGCAGGGTTTCAACAGCATTTATCTAAGCCAATAGACCCCACTAAATTGATTGCTATGGTTGCCAGTGTATTAAAACTACCTGTTCAAGTTCCAGTAAGTTGA
- a CDS encoding heme-copper oxidase subunit III, with protein MDSYINSPESHHASAEHTHDEEGNKMFGFIVFLLSESVIFLSFFAGYAIYKTTTPNWLPAGVSGLEIKDPTINTIILVASSFVIYLAERALQRHDLVKFRLFLLTTMAMGTYFLVGQAIEWNGLDFGFTTGVFGGTFYLLTGFHGLHVFTGILLQSIILVRSFIPGNYETGHFGVNATSLFWHFVDVIWIILFILIYVWQ; from the coding sequence ATGGACAGTTATATCAATTCCCCTGAATCACACCACGCAAGCGCAGAACATACCCATGACGAAGAAGGCAACAAGATGTTTGGCTTCATTGTCTTCTTACTGTCTGAAAGCGTCATTTTCTTGAGTTTTTTCGCCGGATATGCAATCTACAAAACAACAACTCCTAACTGGCTACCAGCTGGTGTTTCCGGGCTAGAAATAAAAGATCCGACAATCAACACGATAATTCTTGTCGCCAGTAGCTTTGTAATTTACTTAGCAGAACGCGCCCTGCAACGCCATGATTTAGTGAAATTTCGCCTGTTTCTGTTGACAACAATGGCGATGGGTACTTACTTTTTGGTTGGACAGGCGATTGAATGGAACGGCCTCGATTTTGGCTTCACCACCGGGGTATTTGGTGGGACATTTTACCTGTTAACGGGTTTCCACGGTTTGCACGTTTTCACCGGCATTCTGTTGCAGTCGATTATTTTGGTACGTTCTTTCATCCCTGGCAATTACGAGACAGGCCACTTTGGTGTGAATGCAACTTCGCTGTTTTGGCACTTTGTAGATGTTATCTGGATTATTTTGTTTATCCTCATCTACGTTTGGCAGTAA
- a CDS encoding DUF2231 domain-containing protein, with product MLEYFTSLNDHNLPYPDTVHPIVVHFVIAMVLFSFFCDVVGYFTGKSSLFEVSWWNMLVATIAIFVAIVFGQFEAGLAQPYSLAKSVLNLHTLIGWSLSGIITALTAWRYVIRARNPQKLPIYYLGAGLFLTLIVGLQVYLGDELVWVYGLHTVPVVEAVKDGLLR from the coding sequence ATGCTTGAGTATTTTACATCATTGAACGACCATAATTTGCCCTATCCAGATACGGTTCATCCCATCGTTGTCCACTTCGTAATTGCGATGGTATTGTTTTCGTTTTTCTGCGATGTAGTTGGCTATTTTACTGGTAAATCCAGTCTTTTTGAGGTGAGTTGGTGGAATATGTTAGTTGCCACGATCGCCATCTTCGTTGCGATCGTTTTTGGACAGTTTGAAGCGGGTTTAGCCCAACCTTACAGCCTAGCTAAATCGGTGCTGAATTTGCATACGCTGATTGGTTGGTCGCTTTCGGGAATCATCACGGCGCTTACAGCTTGGCGCTATGTAATTCGTGCCCGTAACCCGCAAAAATTGCCAATTTATTATTTGGGAGCCGGACTATTTTTAACCCTAATAGTTGGCTTACAAGTATATCTCGGAGATGAGCTTGTTTGGGTGTATGGATTGCATACCGTACCAGTTGTGGAAGCAGTAAAGGATGGTCTGTTGCGATGA
- the ctaD gene encoding cytochrome c oxidase subunit I, whose protein sequence is MTNVPIEGMLLPNEKPNHESPGNWKEYFSFSTDHKVIGIQYLVTSFFFFLVGGIFAMVMRGELMTPESDLVDRTVYNGMFTMHGTVMLFLWTFPSLVGFANYLVPLMIGARDMAFPRLNAVAFWMVPVVGIIMMGSFFIPGGPAQAGWWSYPPVSLQNPTGNLINGQVLWLLAVAISGVSSIMGAVNFVTTIVKMRAPGMGFFRMPLFVWAVFSAQIIQLFGLPALTAGAVMLLLDLTVGTAFFDPAKGGNPVMFEHYFWFYSHPAVYVIILPIFGIFSEIFPVYSRKPLFGYKVVAVSSILIAIVSGIVWVHHMYVSGTPGWMRLIFMLTTMFVSVPTGIKVFAWVATIWGGKLRLNTPMLFALGGLIMFVFAGITGIMLSSVPVDVHVNNTYFVVGHFHYVLYGTVTMGLYAAIYHWFPKMTGRMYSESWGKIHFWLAFIGTNLNFLPMHPLGLQGMLRRVASYAPEYQFWNVIASLGGFLLGISTLPFIFNMVISWMQGEKAPDNPWRAIGLEWMVSSPPPVENFEEIPIIISEPYGYGKSEPLTANLSNHNPD, encoded by the coding sequence ATGACTAATGTTCCTATTGAAGGTATGCTTCTCCCTAACGAGAAGCCTAACCACGAATCTCCAGGTAACTGGAAAGAATACTTCAGCTTTAGTACTGACCACAAAGTAATCGGTATCCAGTATCTCGTTACCTCCTTCTTCTTCTTCCTCGTCGGCGGTATATTTGCGATGGTGATGCGGGGAGAACTGATGACACCCGAATCAGATTTAGTCGATCGCACCGTTTATAACGGTATGTTCACCATGCACGGCACTGTAATGCTGTTCTTGTGGACATTTCCTTCACTGGTTGGTTTTGCCAACTATTTAGTACCCCTGATGATTGGGGCGCGAGATATGGCATTTCCCCGCCTCAACGCCGTCGCCTTTTGGATGGTGCCAGTAGTCGGAATTATCATGATGGGTAGCTTCTTTATCCCTGGTGGCCCAGCCCAAGCGGGTTGGTGGTCTTACCCGCCAGTCAGTCTCCAGAATCCCACAGGTAACTTGATTAATGGTCAAGTTCTCTGGCTCTTAGCGGTGGCAATATCTGGCGTATCCTCAATTATGGGGGCAGTAAACTTTGTCACCACCATCGTCAAGATGCGGGCCCCAGGCATGGGTTTCTTCAGAATGCCGTTGTTTGTCTGGGCAGTATTTAGCGCCCAAATCATTCAATTATTTGGACTACCTGCATTGACCGCCGGGGCTGTAATGCTGCTACTTGACCTCACGGTTGGTACTGCATTTTTTGACCCTGCCAAGGGTGGGAATCCAGTTATGTTTGAACATTACTTTTGGTTTTACTCCCACCCCGCCGTTTACGTGATTATTTTGCCTATCTTCGGGATTTTCTCAGAAATTTTCCCAGTTTATTCACGTAAACCCTTGTTTGGTTATAAAGTAGTTGCCGTTTCATCGATTTTGATTGCGATCGTCAGTGGTATCGTTTGGGTACACCACATGTACGTCAGTGGTACACCAGGCTGGATGCGGTTGATCTTCATGCTGACGACGATGTTTGTATCTGTCCCCACAGGAATTAAAGTATTTGCTTGGGTGGCAACGATTTGGGGCGGTAAATTGCGGCTAAATACCCCAATGCTGTTTGCCTTGGGCGGATTAATCATGTTTGTGTTCGCTGGCATCACAGGCATCATGCTTTCCTCCGTGCCGGTTGATGTTCACGTCAACAATACCTACTTTGTAGTGGGTCACTTCCACTACGTCCTCTACGGCACCGTGACGATGGGCTTATATGCTGCCATATATCACTGGTTCCCCAAAATGACCGGGCGAATGTACTCCGAAAGCTGGGGTAAAATCCACTTCTGGTTAGCCTTCATCGGTACTAACCTCAACTTTTTGCCTATGCATCCCTTGGGATTGCAAGGGATGTTACGCCGAGTTGCTTCCTACGCCCCAGAGTATCAATTCTGGAATGTCATCGCTAGCTTGGGCGGATTTCTCTTAGGAATATCCACTTTGCCCTTCATCTTCAACATGGTGATTTCTTGGATGCAAGGTGAGAAAGCACCTGATAATCCTTGGCGGGCAATTGGATTAGAGTGGATGGTTTCTTCACCACCGCCAGTAGAAAACTTTGAAGAAATCCCCATCATCATCTCAGAACCCTACGGCTACGGCAAATCAGAACCCTTAACAGCCAATCTTTCCAACCACAACCCAGATTAA
- a CDS encoding DUF167 domain-containing protein: MQKKVKVKPNSKQQKIEEQPDGSLTVYLKSSPVDGKANEELIKLLAKKFDVTKSDIRIKSGLSSRQKLIEIDTDI; encoded by the coding sequence ATGCAAAAAAAAGTCAAGGTTAAACCTAATTCAAAACAGCAAAAAATTGAAGAACAACCTGATGGCAGTCTGACTGTATATTTAAAATCATCTCCAGTTGATGGTAAGGCTAATGAAGAGTTAATTAAACTCCTAGCCAAGAAATTTGATGTAACCAAATCTGATATCAGAATTAAGTCGGGTTTGTCCTCTCGGCAAAAGCTGATAGAAATTGATACAGATATTTAG
- a CDS encoding DUF2231 domain-containing protein, translating to MNSELIDQLTGSLGANGLPYTIPIHPNLVHLTIGLFIIGMTFDIVGVLFPFQKWVFKFLAITVERQNFFDVGWYNMLAASIITFFTVAAGFYEMLLATPPADMKSAWGLQAMQTMIWHGVGGVFLLALIVGMTIWRGWQRSVWGRQEYKQSDREVQWLYLFAGIAIMFILYIHGTLGAQLAAEFGVHNTADNLLRSHQDLNTTLK from the coding sequence ATGAACTCAGAATTGATCGATCAATTAACCGGCTCTCTTGGCGCAAACGGATTACCTTACACCATTCCCATTCATCCCAACTTAGTCCATCTGACAATAGGTTTGTTCATCATTGGGATGACCTTTGATATCGTTGGTGTTCTGTTCCCCTTCCAAAAATGGGTCTTCAAATTTTTGGCAATTACCGTGGAACGTCAGAATTTCTTTGATGTTGGCTGGTACAACATGTTAGCTGCCAGTATCATCACATTTTTCACGGTGGCAGCAGGCTTTTATGAAATGCTGTTGGCAACACCACCAGCCGATATGAAAAGTGCCTGGGGATTGCAGGCAATGCAAACCATGATTTGGCATGGTGTGGGTGGTGTGTTCTTATTAGCGTTGATTGTTGGCATGACCATCTGGAGAGGGTGGCAGCGCTCCGTTTGGGGCAGACAAGAATATAAACAGTCAGATAGAGAAGTGCAGTGGTTATACCTGTTCGCAGGCATAGCAATCATGTTCATTCTGTACATCCACGGCACACTAGGAGCGCAACTAGCCGCCGAATTTGGTGTACACAATACAGCAGATAATTTGCTGCGATCGCACCAAGACCTCAACACAACACTCAAATAA
- a CDS encoding DUF2809 domain-containing protein: MLQHRNQTIFIIISMLIVVPMGILSKFYSGPAHQWFNDYGGDILYEIFWCLFAFYFFRSRTAIIQIPIWVFVITCIVEFLQLWHPPLLNEIRATLIGKLLLGTTFVWWDFPHYLLGCVLGWLWLRQLQKIGYAKKSQG, translated from the coding sequence ATGCTCCAACATCGTAATCAAACAATATTTATTATTATTTCTATGCTCATCGTTGTACCGATGGGCATTTTGTCTAAGTTTTACAGTGGGCCTGCCCATCAATGGTTTAATGACTACGGTGGAGATATACTTTACGAAATATTTTGGTGTCTCTTTGCATTTTACTTTTTTAGAAGTCGAACGGCGATAATCCAAATTCCTATATGGGTTTTTGTCATCACCTGTATAGTAGAATTCTTGCAACTTTGGCATCCGCCACTATTAAATGAGATCCGCGCCACCTTGATAGGTAAATTATTACTTGGTACTACCTTTGTTTGGTGGGATTTTCCTCATTATTTATTGGGTTGTGTTTTAGGTTGGTTATGGCTGCGACAATTACAGAAAATAGGTTATGCAAAAAAAAGTCAAGGTTAA
- a CDS encoding family 3 adenylate cyclase, translated as MTSRFSSEQYSPALFDISQDIIGSLPLRLVKQWLESEQTQETALQLLEPYKVKGYSVSSDSAGLTKLTRQKGLLEILAIINQPKEIVYSFGSAIGGQGIGIWAADNTQMFYPASVSAETLLSTLLSIQREISKRCQIKIGLGAHYGEFYYINGGLYGLEADVIEEIAENDTEGGEIAISQDIYELLPSNHNFTLVKKGEITTKIGNLFRVLDGPGLSEEPPLNTKYPIPYSESFYADLIEYENRLTDTELGKKLASKYLQNQVVVLIERESQEAEAHESGMFTNLSLAARLKDIGARLVNQNNGIEIKVVGTIGIYVFDEAMAALNFAQTFRQELAAQGLASRIGIDAGPVLVFDLAVGGKDIAGNPVNIASKMAQDKGKFGKIYLSYSMKELIEISQFTEITYTVSGVEITIYEG; from the coding sequence ATGACTAGCAGATTTAGCTCAGAGCAATACTCTCCAGCCTTGTTTGACATTAGTCAGGACATCATTGGTTCATTACCTCTAAGATTAGTTAAACAGTGGTTAGAAAGCGAGCAAACCCAAGAAACAGCCTTGCAGTTACTAGAACCATATAAAGTCAAAGGTTATAGTGTATCTTCTGATTCTGCTGGACTCACAAAGCTAACCAGGCAAAAAGGCTTGCTAGAAATTTTGGCAATCATTAACCAGCCCAAAGAAATTGTTTACAGCTTTGGTAGCGCTATTGGTGGGCAGGGAATTGGGATTTGGGCCGCAGACAATACACAAATGTTTTATCCAGCATCAGTTAGTGCTGAAACTCTTTTATCAACACTGCTATCAATTCAGCGCGAAATTAGTAAGCGTTGTCAAATTAAAATTGGTCTCGGCGCGCACTATGGCGAGTTTTACTATATTAACGGTGGCTTGTATGGATTAGAAGCTGATGTGATTGAAGAGATTGCTGAAAATGATACAGAAGGTGGTGAAATAGCTATTAGCCAAGACATTTATGAGCTACTACCAAGTAACCACAATTTTACTCTGGTTAAAAAAGGCGAAATTACAACAAAAATTGGGAATCTTTTCCGGGTATTAGATGGGCCAGGTTTATCTGAAGAACCGCCTTTAAATACTAAATATCCAATTCCTTATTCTGAAAGTTTTTATGCTGATTTAATCGAATATGAAAATAGGTTAACTGACACAGAATTGGGTAAGAAATTAGCAAGTAAGTACTTGCAAAATCAGGTAGTTGTCTTAATTGAGCGGGAAAGTCAAGAGGCTGAAGCCCATGAGTCAGGTATGTTCACTAACCTATCGCTTGCTGCTAGGTTAAAAGATATCGGAGCGCGGCTCGTTAATCAAAACAACGGCATAGAAATTAAGGTCGTTGGTACTATAGGAATTTATGTTTTTGATGAGGCTATGGCAGCCCTAAACTTTGCTCAAACATTTCGTCAAGAGCTAGCTGCACAAGGTCTTGCTTCTCGAATTGGCATTGATGCTGGCCCAGTTTTAGTTTTTGATTTAGCTGTTGGTGGCAAAGATATAGCTGGAAATCCGGTAAATATTGCTTCTAAAATGGCTCAAGATAAAGGAAAATTTGGAAAAATATATCTCAGTTATAGCATGAAAGAGTTAATAGAGATAAGCCAATTTACTGAAATCACGTATACAGTTTCTGGAGTGGAAATTACTATATATGAGGGCTAA
- a CDS encoding DUF2231 domain-containing protein, whose amino-acid sequence MESTETTQTSSTPFPNIPPVIESNDSEYVDSGVPSTVAIAGHPLHPLSVIFPIAFLAAALGSDIGYWLTGDFFWARASLWLIGLGLAGGLLAAAIGLSDFVKIERVRKRTAGWVHLILNVSILVLSLINFLLRWGDAESRIVPWGLSISLLVGTLTSASGWFGAELSYRHKIGVVGAGSRRYP is encoded by the coding sequence ATGGAAAGTACAGAAACAACGCAAACAAGTTCAACACCCTTTCCAAATATTCCACCAGTTATTGAAAGTAACGACAGTGAATATGTGGATAGTGGCGTACCTAGCACAGTTGCGATCGCAGGACATCCCCTACATCCCCTGAGTGTAATCTTCCCCATCGCCTTTTTAGCTGCCGCTTTGGGAAGTGACATCGGCTACTGGTTAACTGGTGATTTCTTTTGGGCTAGGGCTTCGCTATGGTTAATCGGACTCGGATTAGCTGGAGGTTTACTCGCAGCCGCGATCGGTCTCAGCGATTTTGTGAAAATTGAACGAGTTCGCAAGCGCACCGCCGGTTGGGTACATTTGATCCTTAACGTTTCTATCCTAGTTTTATCACTCATCAACTTCCTTCTACGTTGGGGCGATGCTGAATCACGAATAGTACCTTGGGGACTGTCAATCTCCCTCCTTGTTGGTACGTTAACTAGCGCTTCCGGCTGGTTCGGTGCTGAACTCTCCTATCGCCACAAAATCGGTGTAGTAGGCGCTGGTAGCAGAAGATATCCCTAA